A DNA window from Hevea brasiliensis isolate MT/VB/25A 57/8 chromosome 2, ASM3005281v1, whole genome shotgun sequence contains the following coding sequences:
- the LOC110638933 gene encoding thioredoxin H7, whose translation MFATSRLRNLESYSLKAAQNFSHVQLYIKPWDQVFVIKQLHFLLNFRNKLKTAYIYTSSMEFGFPVLRRGRTMSSRFSFNHYIEFSDTKTSAAVVEIHSTDQWKAYFDASKGNNKLLVIQFTATWCGPCRFIDPAIKEFAAKYTDVDFIKIDVDKLVMVAMQFEANTLPAFALMKKGKQVDKIVGVKKLELQNKIEQYRV comes from the exons ATGTTTGCAACGTCACGTCTAAGAAACTTGGAATCCTATTCTCTAAAAGCGGCTCAAAATTTTTCACACGTTCAGCTCTATATAAAGCCTTGGGACCAAGTTTTTGTGATCAAGCAACTGCATTTTCTCTTGAACTTCAGAAACAAGCTTAAAACTGCATATATATACACATCATCTATGGAGTTCGGTTTCCCAGTTCTTCGAAGAGGAAGAACGATGTCGAGCCGGTTTAGTTTTAATCACTACATTGAATTTTCAGACACAAAGACATCAGCTGCAGTTGTGGAAATCCATTCTACAGATCAATGGAAAGCCTATTTTGATGCCTCCAAAGGAAACAACAAACtg CTGGTGATTCAATTCACAGCAACATGGTGCGGACCTTGCCGATTTATCGATCCAGCCATTAAAGAGTTTGCTGCTAAATACACAGACGTTGATTTTATCAAGATTGATGTGGACAAGTTGGTG ATGGTGGCTATGCAATTCGAGGCGAACACATTGCCAGCATTTGCACTCATGAAGAAAGGGAAACAAGTTGACAAGATTGTAGGGGTTAAGAAGTTAGAATTGCAGAACAAGATTGAACAATACAgggtataa